From one Streptomyces spiramyceticus genomic stretch:
- a CDS encoding 2Fe-2S iron-sulfur cluster-binding protein, whose product MFHPLRVREVERLTDDSVAVTLTVPPGLREAFRHTPGQHIALRRIVDGEEIRRTYSICAPATQDPLDPELRVGIRLVDGGEYSTYALKELAVGDTVEVMAPTGRFVLEPRPGHFAAIVGGSGITPVLSIAATLMAREPEARFCLIRSDRTAASTMFLEEVADLKDRYPDRFQLVTVLSREEQQAGLPSGRLDEERLTQLLPALLPVADVDGWFLCGPFGLVQGAERALRGLGVARNRIHEEIFHVDQGTGTASVAAVAAPAHSTLTATLDGRSGKWPVQDGESLLETVLRSRADAPYACKGGVCGTCRAFLVSGEVRMDRNYALEQEETDAGYVLACQSHPATPEVELDFDR is encoded by the coding sequence ATGTTCCATCCGCTCCGGGTCCGCGAGGTCGAGCGGCTCACGGACGACTCGGTGGCAGTCACCCTCACCGTGCCGCCCGGGCTTCGCGAGGCCTTCCGCCACACACCCGGCCAGCACATCGCGCTGCGCCGCATCGTGGACGGCGAGGAGATCCGCCGTACGTACTCGATCTGCGCACCGGCCACGCAAGATCCGCTGGACCCGGAGCTGCGCGTGGGCATCCGGCTGGTCGACGGCGGCGAATACTCGACGTACGCCCTCAAGGAACTGGCCGTCGGCGACACCGTCGAGGTCATGGCCCCGACGGGCCGCTTCGTCCTGGAACCGCGCCCGGGGCACTTCGCGGCGATCGTCGGCGGCAGCGGCATCACGCCGGTGCTGTCGATCGCGGCGACGCTGATGGCGAGGGAGCCGGAAGCCAGGTTCTGCCTGATACGCAGCGACCGCACGGCGGCGTCGACGATGTTCCTGGAGGAGGTCGCCGACCTCAAGGACCGTTATCCGGACCGTTTTCAGCTCGTCACCGTGCTCTCCCGGGAGGAGCAGCAGGCGGGGCTTCCGTCGGGACGCCTCGACGAGGAGCGGCTGACGCAACTGCTGCCCGCGCTGCTGCCGGTGGCAGACGTGGACGGCTGGTTCCTGTGCGGGCCCTTCGGCCTCGTCCAGGGCGCCGAGCGCGCGCTGCGCGGTCTCGGAGTGGCCAGAAACCGTATCCACGAGGAGATCTTCCACGTGGACCAGGGCACGGGCACGGCGAGCGTCGCGGCGGTCGCCGCACCGGCCCACAGCACCCTCACCGCCACGCTCGACGGCCGCTCGGGCAAATGGCCGGTGCAGGACGGCGAATCGCTGCTTGAAACGGTGCTGCGCAGCCGCGCGGACGCGCCGTACGCCTGCAAGGGCGGGGTGTGCGGGACGTGCCGGGCCTTCCTCGTCTCCGGCGAGGTGCGGATGGACCGCAACTACGCGCTGGAGCAGGAGGAAACCGACGCGGGCTATGTCCTGGCCTGCCAGTCCCACCCGGCCACACCGGAAGTGGAGCTGGACTTCGACCGCTGA
- the paaD gene encoding 1,2-phenylacetyl-CoA epoxidase subunit PaaD: protein MVTETVLEAELRRLAGSVPDPELPVLTLEELGVLRAVHVFGPGSVEVELTPTYTGCPAIEAMSSDIERVLHDHGIPEVSVRTVLSPAWSTDDISAEGRRKLAEFGIAPPRPQPADGGPVPLTLSVRCPHCGSTDTELLSRFSSTACKALRRCVSCREPFDHFKEL, encoded by the coding sequence ATGGTGACCGAGACGGTCCTGGAAGCCGAGCTGCGCCGACTCGCGGGTTCGGTCCCGGACCCGGAGCTGCCGGTGCTCACCCTGGAGGAGCTGGGCGTGCTGCGCGCCGTCCATGTCTTCGGCCCGGGCAGCGTCGAGGTCGAGCTGACCCCGACGTACACCGGCTGCCCGGCGATCGAGGCGATGTCCTCGGACATCGAGCGCGTGCTGCACGACCACGGCATACCGGAGGTCTCGGTACGCACGGTCCTGTCCCCCGCCTGGTCGACGGACGACATCAGCGCCGAAGGCCGACGCAAGCTGGCGGAGTTCGGTATAGCTCCCCCGCGCCCGCAGCCCGCCGACGGCGGCCCTGTGCCCCTCACGCTGTCGGTGCGCTGCCCGCACTGCGGCTCGACGGACACGGAGCTGCTCAGCCGGTTCTCCTCCACCGCGTGCAAGGCGCTGCGCCGCTGCGTGTCCTGCCGCGAACCGTTCGACCACTTCAAGGAGTTGTAG
- the paaC gene encoding 1,2-phenylacetyl-CoA epoxidase subunit PaaC has product MNQVPVSAAPAPVSAPAALALGDDALVLSHRLGEWAGHAPVLEEEVALANIALDLLGQARVLLSLVGDEDELAYLREERAFRNLQLVEQPNGDFAHTIARQLYFSTYQMLLYGQLAAGDGPFAPLAAKAVKEVAYHQDHAEHWTVRLGDGTDESHERMQRGCDALWRFTGEMFQPVEGVDVDWQAMAAAWHESITSVLERATLTVPDGPQRGAWAAGAGRQGLHTEPFGRMLAEMQHLHRSHPGATW; this is encoded by the coding sequence GTGAACCAAGTACCCGTGAGCGCCGCACCGGCACCCGTATCCGCACCCGCGGCTCTCGCCCTGGGCGACGACGCGCTGGTGCTGTCGCACCGGCTGGGGGAGTGGGCCGGCCACGCGCCCGTGCTGGAAGAGGAAGTGGCGCTCGCCAATATCGCACTGGACCTGCTGGGTCAGGCGCGGGTCCTGCTCTCCCTCGTCGGTGACGAGGACGAGCTGGCCTACCTCCGCGAGGAGCGGGCCTTCCGTAACCTCCAGCTCGTCGAGCAGCCGAACGGCGACTTCGCACACACCATCGCCCGCCAGCTCTACTTCTCCACTTACCAGATGCTGCTGTACGGGCAGTTGGCAGCCGGCGACGGCCCGTTCGCGCCGCTCGCGGCGAAGGCGGTCAAGGAGGTCGCGTACCACCAGGACCATGCCGAGCACTGGACCGTGCGCCTCGGCGACGGCACGGACGAGAGCCATGAGCGGATGCAGCGCGGCTGCGACGCGCTGTGGCGCTTCACCGGCGAGATGTTCCAGCCGGTCGAGGGCGTGGACGTCGACTGGCAGGCCATGGCTGCCGCCTGGCACGAGTCCATCACTTCCGTGCTGGAACGGGCGACGCTGACGGTGCCGGATGGTCCGCAGCGCGGCGCCTGGGCCGCGGGCGCGGGGCGCCAGGGGCTGCACACCGAGCCGTTCGGGCGGATGCTCGCCGAGATGCAGCATCTGCACCGCAGCCACCCGGGGGCGACATGGTGA
- the paaB gene encoding 1,2-phenylacetyl-CoA epoxidase subunit PaaB, whose product MTNTDWPLWEVFVRSRRGLSHTHAGSLHAPDAEMALRNARDLYTRRSEGVSLWVVPSSAITASSPDEKDPFFEPAADKPYRHPTFYEIPEGVRHL is encoded by the coding sequence ATGACGAACACCGACTGGCCGTTGTGGGAAGTGTTCGTGCGCTCGCGCCGCGGACTGTCCCACACGCACGCGGGAAGCCTGCACGCCCCGGACGCGGAGATGGCCCTGCGCAATGCCCGCGACCTGTACACCCGCAGGTCAGAAGGCGTCTCGCTGTGGGTCGTGCCCTCATCGGCGATCACCGCATCGTCTCCCGACGAGAAGGACCCGTTCTTCGAGCCGGCCGCCGACAAGCCCTACCGGCACCCGACGTTCTACGAGATCCCTGAGGGAGTGCGGCATCTGTGA
- the paaA gene encoding 1,2-phenylacetyl-CoA epoxidase subunit PaaA — MATAAAAAHRTTAEDQAGRTGQAEQADQAAAYEAAFNASVAADERIEPRDWMPDSYRASLVRQMAQHAHSEIIGMQPEANWITRAPSLRRKAILMAKVQDEAGHGLYLYSAAETLGTGREELLDKLHSGRQKYSSIFNYPTLTWADVGAIGWLVDGAAITNQVPLCRCSYGPYARAMVRICKEESFHQRQGYELLLHLSKGTPEQHAMAQDAVDRWWWPSLMMFGPPDDESAHSAQSMAWKIKRHSNDELRQRFVDIAVPQAEALGLTLPDPDIRWNEERGQHDFGAIDWDEFWDVLKGNGPCNEQRITQRRRAHEEGAWVREAATAYAAKHGKAAA; from the coding sequence ATGGCGACAGCAGCCGCAGCTGCGCACCGGACGACGGCTGAAGATCAGGCCGGACGGACGGGGCAGGCAGAGCAGGCAGACCAGGCAGCCGCGTACGAGGCGGCATTCAACGCCTCCGTGGCGGCGGACGAGCGCATCGAGCCGCGCGACTGGATGCCGGACTCCTACCGAGCCTCGCTGGTCCGCCAGATGGCCCAGCATGCCCACTCCGAAATCATCGGCATGCAGCCGGAGGCCAACTGGATCACCCGCGCGCCCTCGCTGCGGCGCAAGGCGATCCTGATGGCCAAGGTGCAGGACGAGGCGGGACACGGCCTGTACCTCTACAGCGCAGCCGAGACCCTGGGCACCGGCCGCGAGGAGCTGCTCGACAAGCTCCACTCCGGCCGCCAGAAGTACTCGTCGATCTTCAACTACCCCACGCTGACCTGGGCCGACGTCGGCGCGATCGGCTGGCTCGTGGACGGCGCCGCGATCACCAATCAGGTGCCGCTGTGCCGCTGCTCCTACGGCCCGTACGCCCGCGCCATGGTCCGTATCTGCAAGGAGGAGTCCTTCCACCAGCGCCAGGGGTACGAGCTGCTGCTCCACCTCAGCAAGGGGACGCCGGAGCAGCACGCAATGGCGCAGGACGCGGTGGACCGCTGGTGGTGGCCGTCGCTGATGATGTTCGGCCCGCCGGACGACGAGTCGGCGCACTCGGCGCAGTCCATGGCCTGGAAGATCAAGCGCCATTCGAACGACGAGCTGCGTCAGCGCTTCGTCGACATAGCCGTCCCGCAGGCCGAGGCGCTCGGCCTCACCCTCCCCGACCCGGACATCCGGTGGAACGAGGAGCGCGGCCAGCACGACTTCGGCGCGATCGACTGGGACGAGTTCTGGGACGTCCTGAAGGGCAACGGTCCGTGCAACGAGCAGCGGATCACGCAGCGGCGCCGGGCGCACGAAGAGGGCGCCTGGGTCCGGGAGGCGGCGACGGCATACGCCGCGAAGCATGGGAAGGCAGCAGCATGA